GAAGTCGACCCCTGAGAACGTCTCCCCGACGTCGAAGGCCTCGCCGTGCCGGTTGTAGTTCCGGTGGTCGTTCTCGGCGAACGTGGTGTGCTCGTCGTACTTCCCGGACAGCAGCCCGCTCGCCAGCGGCACGCGGGCGATGATGCCCACACCGGCCTCCCGCGCGGCGGGCAGCACGTCCGCGAGCGGCCCCAGCCGCAGCATGTTCAGGATGATCTGCACGCTCGCCACGCCCGGCCGCGCGATCGCCGTCAGCGCCTCCGCGCGCGTCTCGACGCTCACGCCGTACGCGGCGATCCGCTTCTCCGCGACCAGCGTGTCCAGCGCGTCGAAGACCTCGTCGCTGGAGTACACGGCCGTCGGCGGGCAGTGCAGCTGCACCAGGTCGAGGGTGTCGACGCCGAGGTTCTTCCGGGACCGGTCGTTCCAGGCACGGAAGTTCTCCAGCGTGTAGGCCTCCGGCACCTGCGGCACCCGGCGCCCCATCTTCGTGGCGACCGTGATGTCCTCGCCCGACCGCGTCCTGAGGAACGTGCCGATCAGCTGCTCGCTGCGGCCGTCGCCGTAGACGTCGGCGGTGTCCAGGAAGGACACCCCGCCGTCCACCGCCGCGGCGAGCGTGGCCAGCGCGTCGTCCTCGGCCACCTCACCCCAGTCCGCGCCCAGCTGCCAGGCGCCGAGACCGATGACTCCGACCTGCCGGCCGGTGCGGCCCAGGACTCGCGTTTCCACCTGATAGGTCCTTCCTCTGATCACTGACCCCTCAGCCATGCTAGCCAGTCACGGTCGTAAAACGTTGACGTCACCGTCCGTCGCCACGTCCGGCGCCGTCGGCGGCTCATCGGGCCTTCGCCTGCTCCGAGAGCTTGCCCTTGCGCAGCACCAGGATCCGGTCGGACTGCCCCGCGAGGTGCTGCGAGTGCGTCACCACGACCACGCACTTGCCCTGCTCGTGGGCCAGCTCGCGGAAGGTGTCGATGATGCCCTGAGCGGTGTCCTCGTCGAGGTTTCCGGTGGGCTCGTCCGCGAAGAGGATGTCGACGTCACAGGCCAGCGCCCGGGCGATGGCGACCCGCTGTTGCTGGCCGCCGGACAGCCGCAGGACGTTGCGCGTGGCCGTCGCCTTGTCCAGCCCGATGCGCTCCAACAGCTCCAGCGCCCGGGACCGGCGACTGCCCGAGGCGGGCTTCACGCCGGTGATCTCCATGGCGGCGGTGACGTTCTGCAGCGCGGTCATGTACGTGAGCAGGTTGTACTGCTGGAACACGGTGGCGGCGTGCCGGTTGCGGTAGCGGCCCAGACCGAGTTCCAACAGATCCCGGCCGTCGAAGCTGATGGTGCCCTTGGTCGGCGTGTCCAGGCCGCTGGCCAGGCTGAGCAGCGTCGTCTTGCCGCTGCCGGACGGCCCCAGGATCGTGTAGAACGTGCCACGCTCGAAGGAGTAGCTGATCCCGTTCAGGACCGCGCTCCGGCGGCGCTGGTCGGCGTAGGTGTGGCTGACGCCCACCAGGCGCAGGACCGGCGTCGGGGTGCTGACGGCGCTCACAGCGGTTTCGGTCATGGCGGTTTCACTTGCCCTTCGTGAGGATGGTGCGGGGACTGAGGCGCAGGACGGAGGCCGCCGGGATCGCGGTGGCCAGCAGCCCGATCCCCAGCCCGACGCCGCCGACCGCGATGAGGTCCGCCGGGTCGAGGGCCACCGTGATCTTGTCGATGGGATCGGCGTTCTGGACCGGTCTGGCGTTCGGGTCGATGCCCTCGCCGAGCCCGGTGCTGCCGGGCGGCGGCGGCTTCCACGCGTCGATCTTCTGCTTCGCCTGGGACGCGTCGCGGCCCAGCAGCCACTGGCCCGCACGCTGCGTCAGACTCGGCGCGATCAGGGCACTGAGACCGACGGCGAGGAGCGCGACCGCGGCGATCTCCAGCACCTGCTGCCAGATGAGCTTGGTCTTCTTCTCCCCCATCGCCAGCAGCACGCCGTACTCCTTGCGGCGCTGCTTGACGGCGAGGTTCGCGACCAGCGCCAGCACCGCCGCCCCGGCGATGCCCATCAGCCACATGGCCAGCGTCGCGGTCGTCCGGATGCTGCCCAGCGGGCCCGTCATCTGCTGGATGGCCTTGGAATTGACGTCCAGCTTGAAGACGTCGAGAGCGGAGCCGGCGACCTGCTTGGCCGAGTTCTCGAACGCGTTCTGCGTGTCAGCGTCGTTCAGGATGAAGGTCGCCGTGCTCACCTGCGGCGGCCCGCCGCTCCCGGCGTCGAGCGCGGCGAGGCCGCCGAACGTCCCGTAGATCATGTTCGCCCAGCTGATGAAGTAGTCGGGGTCTGTCTCACTCGCCGCGCGCGGATCGCGGTAGATCCCGCCGACGGTGAACGTGGCCGTGGTCTTCTCGTCGTTGCCGGTCAGCGTGAGCTTGTCGCCGACCTTGAGATGGTTCTTCGCCGCGAGCCGCTCCTCGATCAGGACCTGCTTCTTGTCCTTGTCGGCGGGCGTGATGTGCGCACCGGACAAGAGCGTGAACATGCCGCTGCGGAAGTCAGACAGCACGGAGCTGTTCAGGACGGCCTGATAGACGGTCCCGCCGGGTCCCATGGGAGCCGGAGGCCCGCCGTCGGCCAAGGTCGCGCCACCGGCCAGGAACGCGCGATCCGACGTCGAGTAGGTGTACTTCTGTACCTGGGGCAGAGTACCGATCTTGTCGACGGTCGCCGCGTCGATCTGGGGCGCCTGAAGGGATCCGCCGCCGGAGCCCAGCTTGCTCAGGTCCATGGCGAGGTCGACCTCGGCCCCCACGGAGCGCTTCACGCCCTGCTCGGCCCGGGCCGTGGCGTGGTCGATCAGGACGCCGGCCAGCACCATCACGGAGATGGCGAGGAAGGTGGCCAGGGTGATCAGCGTGCGGCTCTTGCGGGCCCACAGGCTGAGCGCGGCACGTTTGACGAAGTTCATGGGACGTCGGTTCTCCCGGTTCGCAGTTCGATGTTCGCTATTCGATGTCGGTGAGGATGGAACGGGGATGCAGGCGGAGGATCCCGATGCCCGGGATGACGGTGGAGACCAGGCAGATGCCGAGGCCCAGCGCGGCGACCTCGGCGACGGCGGCCGGCTCGACCCGCACCGAGGACCCGGCGCTACCGGTGTGCTGATCGAGCAGCGCCTTCCCCACGGACGGCCCGGCGAGCACGCCGGCCAGCGCGGCGAGCGCCACGGCGGGCAGCACGACGGCCGTCATCTCCACGACGTGCTGGCCGATGAGCTTCCACTTCTTCTCGCCCATCGACAGCAGCACCCCGAGTTCGGCGCGCCGCTCGCGGATCTGGAGCATGACGATCAGGCCGAGGACCAGCGCCCCGGCCACCGCGATCACCCAGACGATGAGACCCGCGAAGGCGCCGACGCGCTGGATCGGGCGAACCTGGTCGCGGTAGGCCTTGTCGTTGACCTGCATGCTGAAGGTGCCGGCGCCCAACAGTCGGCCGGCGTCCGCGTTCAGCTGCTCGGCCTGGTCGGGCGAGCCGATCCGGTAGACCGCCTCGGTCACGGTCAACGGTGCGGCGCTGAGCTTCTGCGCGGTGGCCAGCGGCACGTACACCGCGTTGCCGGGCAGTTCCTGCTTCGGCGACGGCACCACCGGGTCCGGCGTGGGGTCCTGGAAGACGCCGACGACGGTGACCGGCACCGTGCGCGTGCCGTCCGCGGAACGCAGCTGAACGGTGCCGCCGATCGCCAGGTGGTCCTTGTCGGCCAGGCGATGTTCGATCACTGCGACGTCGCGGCCTGCGTCCTCGGGGCGGATTCCCTGCCCCTGGAGGATCTTCATCGATCCGTAGGAGAAGGGGAGGAGCAGGCCCAGGTCCCGGATGCCGTTGACGGGAAGGGGCCCGGAGTTCAGCGGCGTGATGTTGCGCGCGCCGGCCTGGACGGCGTCCTCCGGGTTGTAGCGGTGCACGACTTCGGACGCGCCGAGCCGGTCGGCCAGCTCCGGCGTGAATCCGGCGGGCTTGCGGACGGTCACGTCGACGCCGATGTCGCGCTGCGCGGCCGCCTCCTGCCGAGCGGCACCGCTGCGCAACAGGAAGCCGCCGAGGAGCAGGGTGCAGATGACGGCGAAGATCGCCAGCAGGGCGACGGTCCTGGAGGCTCTGACGACCAGGCTCATGCCGGCTCGCTTGACGAAGTTCATGGGCTGATGCAAGCAGCGCGCCGCGTACGGCTGAGTAAACCTGTTACAGGGACATAAGAATCGGCGCTGTTCCGACCTCGTGGCGCCGCATAGTGCCTCGTAGCGCCTCTACCTGGCCGAACGCGCCATGACATTCTTATCCGGCTGTCATCATGATCATGGTTCTATGGAGCCATGAGAGTCCTGGTGGCCGAGGACCACCGCGTCCTGGCG
This window of the Catenulispora sp. EB89 genome carries:
- a CDS encoding aldo/keto reductase, with amino-acid sequence METRVLGRTGRQVGVIGLGAWQLGADWGEVAEDDALATLAAAVDGGVSFLDTADVYGDGRSEQLIGTFLRTRSGEDITVATKMGRRVPQVPEAYTLENFRAWNDRSRKNLGVDTLDLVQLHCPPTAVYSSDEVFDALDTLVAEKRIAAYGVSVETRAEALTAIARPGVASVQIILNMLRLGPLADVLPAAREAGVGIIARVPLASGLLSGKYDEHTTFAENDHRNYNRHGEAFDVGETFSGVDFATGLEAVRRLAPLVPAGVAMAQFALRWIVDQPGVSVVIPGARNPKQAAGNAAAAELAPLTETQLAAVQEVYDELIAPQVGQRW
- a CDS encoding ABC transporter ATP-binding protein; its protein translation is MTETAVSAVSTPTPVLRLVGVSHTYADQRRRSAVLNGISYSFERGTFYTILGPSGSGKTTLLSLASGLDTPTKGTISFDGRDLLELGLGRYRNRHAATVFQQYNLLTYMTALQNVTAAMEITGVKPASGSRRSRALELLERIGLDKATATRNVLRLSGGQQQRVAIARALACDVDILFADEPTGNLDEDTAQGIIDTFRELAHEQGKCVVVVTHSQHLAGQSDRILVLRKGKLSEQAKAR
- a CDS encoding ABC transporter permease codes for the protein MNFVKRAALSLWARKSRTLITLATFLAISVMVLAGVLIDHATARAEQGVKRSVGAEVDLAMDLSKLGSGGGSLQAPQIDAATVDKIGTLPQVQKYTYSTSDRAFLAGGATLADGGPPAPMGPGGTVYQAVLNSSVLSDFRSGMFTLLSGAHITPADKDKKQVLIEERLAAKNHLKVGDKLTLTGNDEKTTATFTVGGIYRDPRAASETDPDYFISWANMIYGTFGGLAALDAGSGGPPQVSTATFILNDADTQNAFENSAKQVAGSALDVFKLDVNSKAIQQMTGPLGSIRTTATLAMWLMGIAGAAVLALVANLAVKQRRKEYGVLLAMGEKKTKLIWQQVLEIAAVALLAVGLSALIAPSLTQRAGQWLLGRDASQAKQKIDAWKPPPPGSTGLGEGIDPNARPVQNADPIDKITVALDPADLIAVGGVGLGIGLLATAIPAASVLRLSPRTILTKGK
- a CDS encoding ABC transporter permease, which produces MNFVKRAGMSLVVRASRTVALLAIFAVICTLLLGGFLLRSGAARQEAAAQRDIGVDVTVRKPAGFTPELADRLGASEVVHRYNPEDAVQAGARNITPLNSGPLPVNGIRDLGLLLPFSYGSMKILQGQGIRPEDAGRDVAVIEHRLADKDHLAIGGTVQLRSADGTRTVPVTVVGVFQDPTPDPVVPSPKQELPGNAVYVPLATAQKLSAAPLTVTEAVYRIGSPDQAEQLNADAGRLLGAGTFSMQVNDKAYRDQVRPIQRVGAFAGLIVWVIAVAGALVLGLIVMLQIRERRAELGVLLSMGEKKWKLIGQHVVEMTAVVLPAVALAALAGVLAGPSVGKALLDQHTGSAGSSVRVEPAAVAEVAALGLGICLVSTVIPGIGILRLHPRSILTDIE